TCGAGACCCTGAAGGCCGCCGAACGCCTCGTGGCCGAGGGCTTCACGGTGCTGCCGTACTGCTCCGCCGATCCCGTCCTCTGCAAGCGGCTCGAAGAGGCGGGCTGCGCGACGGTCATGCCGCTCGGCTCGTGGATCGGCTCCAACCGCGGGCTGCGCACCCGCGACGCCGTCGAGATCATCGTCGAGCAGTCGAGCGTGCCGGTCGTCGTCGACGCGGGGCTCGGCGTGCCGAGCGACGCCGCGATGGCGCTGGAGATCGGCGCCGACGCCGTCCTCGTCAACACCGCCATCGCCGTCGCCCGCGACCCGATCGCGATGGCGAAGGCGTTCGCCCTCGGCGTCGAGGCCGGGCGCCTCGCCTGGCAGGCGGGCCGCGCCGCGCCGAGGGACGAGGCCGAGGCGTCGAGCCCGCTCACCGGCTTCCTCTCGTGAGCGCCACCCCAGGGGTGTTCGCCGCCGAGCTGGCCGCGCTGGACGTGGTGCCGTACGACGCCACCGACGCCGACGTCACGGCGGCTCTGCATCGCGACAAGCGCGACCTGCGCGACCTCGCCGCGCTCCTCTCGCCCGCCGCCGAGGCGCGCGTGGAGGAGCTGGCGCAGGCCGCGGCCGCGCTGACGCTCCAGCGGTTCGGCCGCGCCGTACGACTCTTCGCCCCCCTCTACGTCTCCAACGCCTGCCTGTCCACGTGCACGTACTGCGGGTTCGCCAAGGACCTCGACGTCCCGCGCCGCACCCTGAGCCCCGACGAGGTCGAGAACGAGGCGCGGCTGCTCACCGAGCGCGGCTTCCGGCACCTCCTCCTCGTCTCCGGCGAGCACCGCGTCGAGGTCTCGCAGGACTACCTCGTCGAGGTCGTCGAACGGCTGCGGCCGTTCGTGCCGTCGATCTCGCTGGAGACGCAGACGTGGAGCGACGACACGTACGCGCGCCTCGTCGCGGCCGGCGTCGAGGGGGTCGTGCACTACCAGGAGACGTACGACCGGGCGCGCTACGCCGAGGTCCACGTCGCCGGCTGGAAGCGCGACTACGACCGCCGCCTCGCCTCCACCGAACGCGCCGCCGAGGCCGGCATCCGCCGCCTCGGCATCGGCGCGCTGCTCGGGCTCAGCAACGACTGGCGCGCGGACGTGCTCGCGCTCGGCGCGCACGCGGCGTTCCTCCTGCGCCGCTACTGGCGTACCGAGGTGACGGTCTCGCTGCCCCGCATCAAGCCGAGCGCGTCGGGCTACCAGCCGCTCGTGCCGGTGACCGACAGGCAGTACGTCCAGGCGCTGGCGGCGCTGCGGCTGTACGAGCCCGAGGCCGGCAT
The Frankiaceae bacterium genome window above contains:
- a CDS encoding thiazole synthase, which gives rise to MTDDPLIIGNRTFASRLLLGTGKFSSNAVMRDSIVASGTEIVTVALRRVDVTRAGEGDILDAIPAGVLLLPNTSGAADADDAVRLARLARAGGLPDFVKLEVHPDPRWLLPDPIETLKAAERLVAEGFTVLPYCSADPVLCKRLEEAGCATVMPLGSWIGSNRGLRTRDAVEIIVEQSSVPVVVDAGLGVPSDAAMALEIGADAVLVNTAIAVARDPIAMAKAFALGVEAGRLAWQAGRAAPRDEAEASSPLTGFLS
- the thiH gene encoding 2-iminoacetate synthase ThiH: MSATPGVFAAELAALDVVPYDATDADVTAALHRDKRDLRDLAALLSPAAEARVEELAQAAAALTLQRFGRAVRLFAPLYVSNACLSTCTYCGFAKDLDVPRRTLSPDEVENEARLLTERGFRHLLLVSGEHRVEVSQDYLVEVVERLRPFVPSISLETQTWSDDTYARLVAAGVEGVVHYQETYDRARYAEVHVAGWKRDYDRRLASTERAAEAGIRRLGIGALLGLSNDWRADVLALGAHAAFLLRRYWRTEVTVSLPRIKPSASGYQPLVPVTDRQYVQALAALRLYEPEAGIVLSTREPAALRDGLVRIAVTHMSAGSSTEPGGYSHPGEAQEQFAVSDERSPAEVAAMLTGLGYEPVWKDAFPLTEVPAPAP